From Candidatus Amoebophilus asiaticus 5a2, the proteins below share one genomic window:
- a CDS encoding HD domain-containing protein, translating into MAARQARQEAWKRFIGNFKQANIYDYLQKNLPAYEVVYSMFAIYVIGATYASFYTVSEKIISNHRDLYDFAAHSVLFVTAGFLTYPAWPPTFKGKRFITFAWPAGIFYVLFVIGIILVLMSGFHEVQVMIFLLNLVMAAFLLSWPLMLFLSITGVLIGILAMYMQCGHLYCGNIDGTAEFKVVYGILLISSFLIAIFRFKENKKKLESKNIYLARLYEEKSNELAEILGYREQIIKELSEDEKRLFDDTTAAYIEQIIYRMTDYMRLEVTTINLDQLLLEVKDILKLKELDNMTQLITKKLTKEESIHGDTAKLKQLLVNAILYVQKHSLSNQPITLIIEDAKLGHRVDYIKDYTRQLAALKFTITIEKDIPTKKDLYMIDQLPLLSQHSRKGKLIENARIIHAHYGYANLDSEHTQVYVLPINVREVRGKVMELLREPVEADREEVRHPLAIELEKELMDKIKGKKIDGKVINKALDTIKRYHAGVKRKSGEPFFTHPINVALILLEYCQDQDAVIAALLHDTVEDTSLSLVQIKSMFGEDVAFIVNKVTNLEDNLRRVSLEDHENVYRLMNYEDERAAFVKLADRLHNMRTISGHSSLAKQKHIATETLNFFVPLAKNLGLTTVSQELEKLSLEVLGKK; encoded by the coding sequence TTGGCAGCAAGGCAAGCCCGCCAAGAAGCTTGGAAAAGGTTTATTGGTAACTTTAAACAGGCTAATATATACGATTACCTACAAAAAAACTTACCTGCTTATGAAGTAGTATATTCTATGTTCGCCATTTATGTAATTGGGGCTACCTATGCTTCTTTTTATACTGTATCTGAAAAGATTATTAGTAATCACCGGGATCTGTATGACTTTGCTGCACATTCTGTCCTGTTTGTGACAGCTGGATTCTTAACCTACCCGGCTTGGCCCCCCACTTTTAAAGGTAAACGTTTTATAACCTTTGCTTGGCCAGCAGGTATATTTTATGTTCTATTCGTCATAGGTATCATTCTAGTACTCATGAGTGGTTTTCATGAAGTACAGGTAATGATTTTTTTGCTTAACCTAGTTATGGCTGCATTCTTATTATCATGGCCTTTAATGCTCTTTTTATCTATTACAGGTGTCTTAATAGGAATTTTGGCAATGTATATGCAGTGTGGCCATTTGTACTGTGGTAATATAGATGGTACAGCAGAATTTAAGGTTGTTTATGGTATTCTTTTAATAAGTAGCTTTCTAATTGCGATTTTCAGGTTTAAAGAGAATAAAAAGAAATTAGAAAGTAAAAACATTTATCTAGCTAGGTTGTATGAGGAAAAGAGTAACGAGCTAGCAGAGATTTTAGGCTATAGAGAACAAATAATAAAAGAACTAAGTGAGGATGAGAAAAGATTGTTTGATGATACTACGGCTGCTTATATAGAGCAGATCATCTACCGAATGACGGATTATATGCGTCTAGAGGTGACTACAATTAATTTAGATCAGCTTTTGTTAGAAGTTAAAGATATTCTGAAGCTCAAAGAGCTTGATAACATGACTCAATTGATAACTAAAAAACTGACAAAAGAAGAATCCATTCATGGCGATACAGCAAAACTCAAGCAGTTATTAGTGAATGCTATCCTATATGTCCAAAAGCACAGCCTTTCGAACCAACCTATCACGTTGATAATAGAAGATGCCAAGCTAGGTCATCGAGTAGATTATATTAAAGATTATACCAGGCAATTAGCAGCTTTAAAATTTACCATTACCATAGAAAAGGACATACCGACTAAAAAGGATCTCTATATGATCGACCAACTGCCTTTGTTAAGTCAACACAGTAGAAAAGGTAAATTAATAGAAAATGCTCGTATCATTCATGCGCACTATGGCTATGCCAACCTAGACAGCGAGCATACACAGGTATATGTACTCCCTATTAACGTGCGAGAAGTAAGAGGCAAAGTGATGGAATTATTAAGGGAGCCAGTAGAGGCAGATAGAGAAGAAGTAAGACATCCATTGGCTATCGAGCTTGAAAAAGAGTTAATGGATAAAATAAAAGGGAAAAAGATAGATGGTAAGGTTATTAATAAGGCGCTGGATACTATTAAAAGATATCATGCAGGCGTTAAGCGTAAATCAGGCGAACCTTTCTTTACGCATCCTATTAATGTGGCTTTGATTCTATTAGAATACTGCCAAGATCAGGACGCAGTTATAGCAGCATTATTACATGATACGGTAGAGGATACGAGTCTTTCACTTGTTCAAATTAAATCTATGTTTGGCGAGGATGTGGCTTTTATAGTAAACAAAGTAACTAACCTAGAAGATAACTTGCGTAGAGTCAGTTTAGAAGACCATGAGAATGTCTATCGTTTAATGAACTATGAAGATGAGCGGGCAGCTTTTGTCAAATTAGCAGACAGGCTGCATAACATGCGCACTATCAGTGGTCATTCTTCACTTGCCAAGCAAAAACATATAGCAACTGAAACGTTAAATTTCTTTGTTCCGCTAGCTAAAAACTTAGGTCTTACAACTGTATCACAGGAGCTAGAAAAGCTTAGTTTAGAGGTACTCGGTAAGAAATAA